From the genome of Palaemon carinicauda isolate YSFRI2023 chromosome 6, ASM3689809v2, whole genome shotgun sequence, one region includes:
- the LOC137642464 gene encoding uncharacterized protein isoform X2 gives MKGLQVIFVCCLAAVAFANDKNNGGNKRFFGGLNQGFGGGNQGFGGGFGGISGGHGGGFGGGHGSVFGGINPGFGGGASQTCRRWCRTPEGQAYCCESNNEPETLPFVKPGQCPPVRPQCPPVRSFAPPQTCSNDSKCGGVDKCCFDRCLEEHVCKPPVGSGGFGGFGFGR, from the exons ATGAAG GGACTTCAAGTTATATTCGTCTGCTGTCTGGCAGCTGTTGCCTTcgcaaatgataaaaataatggagGAAATAAACGATTCTTTGGAGGATTAAACCAAGGTTTCGGTGGCGGTAATCAAGGATTTGGTGGTGGTTTTGGAGGTATCAGTGGAGGCCATGGCGGTGGCTTTGGAGGAGGTCATGGAAGTGTCTTTGGAGGTATTAACCCTGGCTTTGGAGGCGGTGCTTCTCAGACATGCAGACGTTGGTGCCGAACTCCCGAGGGACAGGCCTACTGCTGCGAGAGCAACAACGAGCCTGAAACCCTTCCCTTCGTCAAGCCAGGTCAATGCCCTCCCGTAAGACCTCAGTGCCCACCCGTCAGGAGCTTTGCCCCTCCACAGACATGCTCCAATGACAGCAAGTGCGGAGGCGTCGACAAGTGTTGCTTCGACAGGTGTCTCGAGGAGCACGTTTGTAAACCCCCTGTCGGATCTGGAGGCTTCGGTGGATTCGGGTTTGGAAGATAA